The following proteins come from a genomic window of Bombyx mori chromosome 18, ASM3026992v2:
- the LOC101739461 gene encoding uncharacterized protein LOC101739461, protein MVFHLPRFTKCCCCIPLRIGSLLIGYLSIIISCVALASISWLIYRVASFVENNKDSPSTEHTQEELEHHALSLYLSFSYSILVFIYYLIISIILLYGAHLKNPKYLRIYFKAALYLLVLAAAMVVVSCVFLGFIAAILLLIWSFFLFICTIVVKSTALELEEENKPKTYEMQSLYITGRIPSAYS, encoded by the exons ATGGTGTTCCACTTGCCGAGATTCACGAAATGCTGCTGTTGTATACCCTTGAGGATTGGATCGTTATTAATCGGATATCTTTCGATT ATAATCTCTTGTGTAGCACTAGCTTCAATTTCCTGGTTGATCTACCGAGTGGCTTCGTTTGTGGAGAATAATAAGGATAGCCCAAGCACGGAGCACACACAAGAAGAGTTGGAGCACCACGCGCTTTCTCTATACCTATCATTTTCTTACTCTATACTTGTCTTTATCTACTATTTAATAATAAGCATTATTTTGCTTTATGGGGCTCACTtg aaaAATCCTAAATATCTTCGAATTTACTTTAAAGCTGCGTTATATTTACTAGTATTGGCTGCTGCTATGGTTGTAGTGTCGTGTGTGTTTTTGGGCTTCATAGCAGCTATACTGTTGCTAATTTGGAGTT tttttttgtttatctgtACGATTGTTGTGAAAAGTACAGCATTGGAATTGGAGGAAGAGAACAAGCCAAAGACTTATGAAATGCAGAGTTTATATATCACGGGAAGAATACCCTCTGCCTACAGTTAA